The sequence below is a genomic window from Streptosporangium lutulentum.
GCGGAGGGTGGTGGGCATCCAGCACGGTAAGGCGATATTCACCATGTCGGCCTCCTTCCACGTCGTGGAGACCAGCGTGGAACACCAGGCCGTGGTGATGCCCGAGGTGGTCGCGCCCGAGAGCCTGCCCCTGTTCCAGGACCGGATGCGGGAGGTCATGGGGGAAGACTCGCCGATGCGGGAGTGGCTGGCCAAACCGCGCCCGGTGGACGCCCGCTATGTGACCCCCCTCACCTGGGAGGCCTACCGAGACCCCGCGCTGCGCAGTTCCAAGACGGACGTGTGGTTCCGCTACGACGCGGAACTGCCCGACGACCCGCTGCTCCACGTGGTGCTCGCCGCCTACGCCTCGGATTTCACCCTGGTCGACACCGTGCTGCTGACCCACGGTCTGGCGTGGGGAGCCTCCAACATCTCCGGTGCCTCGCTGGATCACGCGATGTGGTTCCACCGGCCCTTCCGGGTGGACGAGTGGATGCTCTACGCCCAGGAGTCGCCGTGGTCGGGCGGGGCACGCGGGCTGGCCAAGGGTGAGATGTTCACCCGCTCGGGAGAACTCGCGGTATCGGTGGTGCAGGAAGCGATGATCCGCGTGAGCTAGTGATAAAACTGCAGGTAGAAAATATGTTGCCCGGCCCCGCGAGCGGGGTTTAGGGTCATGTTCAAGCAAGTCGGGCACTCAGTGCCCGGCGATCCACGAATGGAGGTGAGTCCGCTGTGAAAAGAAGTCTGATGTCGTCCCGGTTCGGGCTCGCTTCCGTGCGGCGTAACACGGTCATGCCCTGTGGCAGCCGATCCATCATCACGGGTGGCGTGGCAGCTCAGCTTCAGGTGGAGCGGTCTGCCCAGTTCCTGGTTCAGGCAGTCCGCCAGTCCGCTCCGGTCGCCTTCCCGGCGATGAACGTCCCGGCTATCCCCGCCCTTGAGGGCGGCAGCTATGCACCGACCAAGCACATCGGAAACGGTGGACTGCGTGGTCCGCACCCCTGGAGGCACCCTCCGGTCATAACCTGACCGAGAGAAAGAGCCTTCAGGCCGCGGATCCGCATCCAGGATCCGCGGCCTTCTTGTTTGTCCGCGTCATTCCTGACCCCCACCCACGAGGTAATCAAAGATCAACACCTAACTGAGAGGTGAAGCAGATGGGGGCCCAGACGGTCATGGACCTGATCGACGAAGCCACAATCCCCTGTCGTACCGACCCCGACCTGTGGTTCGCAGAGTCTCCGGAAGACGTGGAGTTCGCCAAGGCGCTCTGCGGAGGCTGCCCGATCCGTGAGGCCTGCCTGGCCCGCGCGCTCGAGCGCGAGGAGCCATGGGGTGTCTGGGGCGGCGAGCTCGTCCTGCGAGGCGCGGTCGTTCCGCGGAAGCGTCCGCGTGGGCGTCCTCGCAAGTCCCCGGTCGCCGCCTGATCAAGCAAGAACCCGAACGTTTCCGAAAGGACGATTTCCGATGACCTTCCCCACCACCGCCTGGAGCCTGGACATGCACTCTATGGATCAAGAACTGGTCAAAGACCGAATACGGACGCTCCACCGCGAGGCGGAGCAACATCGGCTTGTGGCCGGTATCCAGCGCCTTCGGCGCGCTCAGCGCGACGCGGAACGCGCGTCCGCCCGCGTCCGTAGCGCGCTTCTGCGCCTGGTCTGATCTCCGGAGATCGACTCTCTGGAGATCGGCGAAAAATAAGGGGTGGCCCGTTCGAACGGGCCACCCCTTAGCTGTTTCTTCAGGCGTTTTCGCTGGATCCGCCCCGATCGAGGTGCGAATCCAGCTCTGAGCCGATCAACCGGCCCAGGTCAGACCCCCTGCGGTCGTGGTCGGCTCACAGTGGTGGTGACCAAGCTCAGGACGGCCGCGGCCGGCTCAGGACGGCCGCGATCGGCTTCCGGCGATTGTGGTCAAGCTCACAATGGTCCGGGGTCGGCTCACGACGGCCGGGGTCGGCTCGCGTCGGTCGTGGACTCTCCGGGGCCCTCGTCGGCGAACCCGGGGACCCAGCGGATGACCTCGTCGCGAAAGCGGGTGGTGGCGCCGAGCTGGCAGAGCACGCCCGTCCCCGCCGCGTGCACGCGGTGAATGAGGACGTAGGACGAGGGCAGGTTGAGCTGGCGCACCACGTTGCCGGGGCGCAGATCGGTGACCGTGGCCGCCTGCTGTTGCAGCCATTCCCTGCTGAACGTGAACTCCTCCACCGCGGTCGGCTCCACATAGGGGGCGAGGAAAGCCCGCAGGGCCTCGGTGTCCACCTCGATGTGCGGGCGGATGAAACCCTCGTCGCGCAGCCCCTGCACCACGGTCGCCATGTCGCCGTTGTTGAAGATGCGGGTCAGCTTCCCGAAGAGCGGGGGATAACCGTCGGGCAGCCGGTTGACCGCGCCGAAGTCGAGCACGCACATCCGCCCGTCCTCGGCCACCCGGAAGTTGCCCGGATGCGGGTCCGCGTGGAGCATGCCCACCCTCGCCGGAGAGGAGAACACGAACCGGACGAGCTGGAGACCGGCGCGATCACGCTCCTCCTTGGTGCCGTCGGTGATGATCCGTGACAGCGGGATGCCGTCCACCCATTCGGAGACGAGCACCTGCTCGTTGGCGGCGATGACGTCCGGGATCAGGAAGTCGGGATCGTCCTTGAACTCCAGGGCGAAGGCATGCTGGGCCTCGGCCTCCCGCAGGTAGTCGAGCTCCTCCACCACCCGCTCGCGAAGCTCGCTGAGAACGGCCTTGATGTCGAGCCCGGGCAGCAGCACCCCGAAGAGCTTGCCGAGCCTGGCCAGCTGGGTGAAGTCGGAGAGCAGCGCCTTGCCGGCACCCGGATACTGGATCTTGACCGCGACCGTCCGGCCGTCGTGCCAGACGGCCTTGTGCACCTGGCCGATCGAGGCGGCGGCGGTCGGCTTGTCCTCGAAGGACTGGAAGTTCTCCCGCCAGTCGTCTCCCAGCTGCTCGACGAGAACCTTGTGAACGGTCCTGGCCGGGAGCGGCGGGGCCGCGTCCTGAAGCTTGGTCAGGGTCGCGCGATAGGGGCCGACGACCTCCGGGGGCAGCGCGGCCTCGAAGATGGACAGGGCCTGGCCGAGCTTCATCGCCCCGCCCTTGAGCTCCCCCAGAACCTTGAAGATCTGCTCAGCGGTGCGTTCCTGGATTTCCTGGGCGACGATCTCGGCGGACTTGCCGCCGATGCGCTTCCCGAATCCGAGGGCGGTGCGACCGGCCAACCCGATGGGGAGAGCCGCCAGCTTGGCAGAGCGCTCAACGGCGCGACGCGGAAGGTCACTCACCTTGGTTTGCGGCGTGCCCCCCGTACAGCGAGACGCCGCTCCCTCCCTTCGCTGTGGTGTCCGTCAGCGGCATGGAGCCGACGCGACCATTGTTAGCGAACCTAACTCGTTTCGGAAGCAACGACATTGAGGATGAACACTCCAGGATCGTCTTTTCCATCTCCAATCGGGCAAGACATCCATTGTGCCGTTGGTCACAGCGACCTCCCTGCCGTCGATCAAAGCGAGTGCGTGACCCGCTGCGGCCGCGGCGACCAGCGTTGACAGCACTGTGCCACATGCGATCTCGCCCGCGGGGAAGCCCCCCAGGCGCGCGCTGACGATCGGCCAGCCGGGGTCGCGGTCTCGCCGGGTCAAATCTAGGCACTGCAGGCAAGTGCTCCGACCGGGTAGCACCAGCGGGCCGACCGACCCGAAACCTTCGAAAGCGGTCACCAGCAGGTGAGGGATCTCCCAGGCAAGGAGCTCTCTGATCAGCAGGCCGTCCAGCGGCACCACCGGCGCGAGCACCACCAGGTCGGGTCGCCTGGCCCCGTCGGCCAGCTGGGCGGCGCCGTCGCCGGTCCAGGCGATGAGGCCGGGCGCCAGGCTCCTGGCCACCGCGACCGCGCCGTCCTGCCTGCTCATGCCCACCTCCGTCCAGCCGAGACCGCCGGGAACGACGTCCTGGTTGCGGGCCGTCCCGGGGTCGACGACGCAGATTCGGCCGACCCCCGAGGCGGCGAGCAGGGCGACGATCTGGGCGCCCACCCGGCCGGCGCCGTACACCCGCACCTGGGCGTCGCGCCTGCGCTCCAGCACGGCGAGCCCGCCGTCGATCGTGCCGGGAGAGAGCGAGAGCCCGTCCAGATCGGGCTGGAGCCGGTCGCGCTCGGCCATCGTGAGCGTGCGCAGCGGGCCGGGCGCCACTCCGGCGTCGTCGACCACGCCCCGGCTGACCAGCAGATCGAGCAGGGTCCGGCCGAGATCTTCCCCGATCCCCGCCTCGGCCGCGCCGGCCAGCACCCCGGCGAGATCCCGTACGCCGTCCAGGCTCTCGACCCAGCGGCGGACCTCGGGTTCGAGATCGGTGAGCACCACCGCGTGCCGGGGGTGCAGGCCGAACTGCAGGGTGCGCGCGTCACGCGTGATCCGGCGCAGCGCGGGCTTGAGACGTGGCCTCATCAAGGTGCCTTCCTTCGGGGGCGGCCAGAGTGCCACGTCCCGGCAAGATCCCGAACAGCTTTCCCCTCCGCCTGTGGATAACTCCCCGTGCACTACGCTCCCGGCATGAACGAGCTCTTGCTTGACCGGCGGGACGACGGCGTCGTCCTGCTCACCCTGAACCACCCCGACCGGCGCAACGCGATGACCGACGGGATGACCGGCGAATGGCGGCGGACCGTCGCCGAGCTGGCCGCGGACAGGGACGTCCGCTGCGTGGTGGTCACCGGCGCGGGCAACGCCTTCTGCTCGGGGGGAGATCTTTCCTGGCTCGCGGAGCGCGGCGCCGAGAGCGTGCCCGACCTGCGTGACCGGATGCTGGGCTTCTACCGCACCTGGCTGGCGATCGCCGACCTGGAGGTGCCGACCATCGCCGCCGTCAACGGTGCCGCCGTGGGGGCCGGGCTCTGCCTCGCCCTTGCCTGCGACCTGGTCTACGCGGCCGAGGAGGCCAAGCTGCTCGCCCCCTTCACCTCCCTCGGCCTGCACCCCGGCATGGCGGCCACCTACCTGCTGCCCCGGGTCGCGGGGGTGGGAGTGGCGAGGGAGATGTTGCTGACGGGGCGGACGATGCTGGGTGCCGAGGCGGCTCAGAAGGGGCTGGTGACCAGGGCTTTCCCCCGCGAATCCCTGATGGGCGAGGTCATGGGGATCGCCTCGGCGGTCGCGGCCAACGGGCCGATCGCCACCCGGCTCACCAAGGTCGCCCTCGCCGCCGGCCACACGGATCTCGACGCCGCGCTGCGCTGGGAATCCCTCGCCCAGCCGATCACCATGGCCTCTGACGACATGCTCGAAGGGTTGTCAGCTCAGAGAGAACAGAGGGTCCCGCGATTCGGCAACTCATGAGACAGGCGATATCCAGGTTAATCAGATAGGTCGTCCGCATGGCCGGCAGGTATCGCAGAACATTCAACGAACGGGGATTGACCAGCGGGAACGCGTTCTACCCTCTGGTGTGAATTCGTCATTCTCGGCTACCGTTCATATGTGCCCCCCGAGACAGTCGAGGTCCGCCGAAGTTCTCGTCGCCGGCGGACGGTCTCTGCGTACCGCGACGGCGAGAAAACGATCGTGCTCCTGCCTGCCGGACTGAGCAGCACCGATGAAGAGCAATGGGTGCGCCGGATGCTCGACCGGCTGGCGGCCAAGGAGCAACGAAGACGGCCCTCGGACGATGATCTGCTCGACCGGGCGGTCGAGCTCTCCGCGCGCTATCTCGGCGGCAGGGCGATTCCGTCGAGCGTGCGGTGGGTGGAGAACCAGCAGCACCGTTGGGGCTCGTGCACCCCTGATCACGGCACCATCAGGATCTCCACACGGCTACGGGGCATGCCGTCGTGGGTGGTCGACTACGTGATCATGCACGAGCTCGTCCACCTGCTGGTGCCGAGCCATGGTCCGCAGTTCTGGGCGTTGGTGGAACACTATCCCAAGGCCGAGCGGGCACGAGGGTTCCTCGAAGGATTCTCCACGGCGGCCAGTGGTTCTGCGGAGGAATATTGACGGAAGATCGACTGGTAGCGGTTCTCGTCACGCCCTCGATCGCGAAGGCGGCCCCGCCGGGGATCGACGCCGCCGAGTTCCTGATGGCCGTGGCCGAGGACACCTACGAGCTCGTCGCCGGGCTCGACTTCGTCTCGCCGGTCCTGGTGACGAGCGTGCCGGGAATGGAGGAGATCGTCTGGCCCGGGACCCCGGTCGTCGAGATCCCCGACCTGTCGGGAACCGCCCTGGTCGAGGCGGCTTTCGCGGCCCTGCCGTACGGCGGGCAGGCGGTCCTGCTGAGCGGCGACGCGCCCGACCTGCCCCCACTGCTCATCGGCAAGCTCTTCCGCGAGCTCGGCCGCGCCCGGATCGCCGTCTGCCCGGCGGCGGAGGGCGGAGCGGTGGCGATAGCGGCCCATCTGCCCTACCCCGGATGGGCGAGCGCGGACTTCGACGATCCCGACCCGATCAAGACCCTCCGCGCCTCCGCGCCCGGCAGCCGGATGGTCGCCAGAGGGCCGGGCTGGCACCGCCTGCGTGCGCCTGACGACATCCGCCTGCTGGACCCAGGTCTTGAGGGCTGGGACAACACCCGGGCGCTGCTGTCGTGACGTAGGGGCCGCGCAGGCCGTGTCAGGGCGGGGGCAGGCGCAGATCGGCGAAGACGGCGCGATGATCGGTTCCCGGGACGGTGTGGACGCTGACCGCGTTCACGTTCACCCGCCGGTCCACCACGACGTGGTCGATGGTGATGATCGGAGGCAGGCGTCTGCCGGCGGGCCAGGTGGGGACGAGTCCCTGCCCGGCGCTGTCGGCCGCGTCCACGTAACCCCGGCTCAGGAAACGGCGCATGACCGCGTGGTCGAGGCTGGCGTTGAAGTCGCCCGCGAGGATGCGGATCGTGTCGGGGGAGGCGGAGGGAAAGGCGCCTATGGCCGCCGTCCAGTCGTGCACCTGGCCGCCCAGCGGGGGGAGGGGATGCACGGCGGCGATCTCGACCGGCTTGGCGCCGGGAAGGATCATCCTGGCGGCGGGCATGTTGTGCCCGATCACCTCGAACATGTTCTTCAGCGGGGTCAGCGGATACCTGGCGTACAGGCCGGTGCCGCCGGAGCTCCACTCGGCCTCCAGGGTCCTGTACGGCAGAAGATCCTTCAGCCCGGACCGGTCCAGCTCCTCGACCAGCCCCGGGGTCAGCTCCTGGATGCTCAGCACGTCCGGCCTGAGATGCCGGATGAGGCCCATCACGAACTCGGGCTCTGCGCCGCCGAAAAACGTGTTGAGGGTCAGCACCCGCAGCGGGGTCCCGGTCGCGCTCCCCGTGGAGCCGAGGGCGCGGGGGAGCACGCTGAGACCGAGCGCCGCGGTGGTGACCAGCGCGACCGCGGCGGCCGCGCGGTTACGGATCAGCACGGCGATGAGCACGGGGACGAGCGAGCCCGCCGCCGCGTACGGCGTGGCGGTCATGAGCTGGGTGGCCAGCGACCCGCGCTCCAGCCCGGCGCCCCTGGCCAGGGCCCAGACGGCGAAGGGGGTGACCGCGGCCCAGGCGAGGGCTTTGGGGATCCGCCGGCGTCGTCGCGACGGCATCATGATCACACCTCCCACGCCGGTGTCGGTCACGATGTCCATGCTCACACTGCCTTGATCCGCTCGTACAGCTTGATCAACATGAAGGTATCCGGAGCCACGTGAGACGAGCATAAAACGGTCCAGCGGCGTTGACCGGCATTACGGGCCACGTCGCGTCACATCCAGTCACTCAGCCTGCGCGCTGTGTGTCAGGATTTTTCTGGACCGGAGACCTTTTGGGGCGGTGTTTTCTGGATCAAGGTTTGGACGGCGGGTGCCCCGGACCCCGTGGGACGGGTCAGGAAATCCCCCCGGACTCTCAGCGCCTTTCCGGTTGCCGGACGTGTTCCTCGGCGCGCATGACCTCCCGGGCGCGGCGCGCCAGGCGGCGGGTGGCCTCGTCGGAGAGCTCGGGAATCCCCTCCACGGGGAACCACCGCAGATCGAGCGACTCGTCGCTGATCACGGCCTCGACGTCCAGCGGGGCGACCGCGCCGTACTCCACGTCCAGATGGTGACTGTGCGGCGGGTGACACCAGACCCGGTGCCGGTCGAGCGCCAGAGGACCGGGCAGCAGCCGCAGGCCGGGGATGCCGGACTCCTCGGTGGCCTCCCTCAGCGCCGCCGCCTCGATCGAGACGTCGTCGCGCTCGCAGTGGCCGCCCATGGGCAGCCACATCCCGGCCTTGGGATGCAGCGTGAGCAGCACCCGCTCACCGTCGTGGGAGAGCACCGCGGTCGTGGCCGTCAGGTGGCCGGGGACGCACTCGCGCCACATCGCGTCCTCGTTGGCGTCCAGGTGCTCCAGGAACTCCTCACGCAGGAGTTCCTCCTCGGCG
It includes:
- a CDS encoding acyl-CoA thioesterase codes for the protein MNEALKELLDLLDLEQIELDIFRGRSPEERIQRVFGGQVAAQALFAAGRTVPGDRYVHSLHAYFIRPGDPSIPIVYNVERVRDGRSFTTRRVVGIQHGKAIFTMSASFHVVETSVEHQAVVMPEVVAPESLPLFQDRMREVMGEDSPMREWLAKPRPVDARYVTPLTWEAYRDPALRSSKTDVWFRYDAELPDDPLLHVVLAAYASDFTLVDTVLLTHGLAWGASNISGASLDHAMWFHRPFRVDEWMLYAQESPWSGGARGLAKGEMFTRSGELAVSVVQEAMIRVS
- a CDS encoding M48 metallopeptidase family protein, whose product is MPPETVEVRRSSRRRRTVSAYRDGEKTIVLLPAGLSSTDEEQWVRRMLDRLAAKEQRRRPSDDDLLDRAVELSARYLGGRAIPSSVRWVENQQHRWGSCTPDHGTIRISTRLRGMPSWVVDYVIMHELVHLLVPSHGPQFWALVEHYPKAERARGFLEGFSTAASGSAEEY
- a CDS encoding enoyl-CoA hydratase/isomerase family protein codes for the protein MNELLLDRRDDGVVLLTLNHPDRRNAMTDGMTGEWRRTVAELAADRDVRCVVVTGAGNAFCSGGDLSWLAERGAESVPDLRDRMLGFYRTWLAIADLEVPTIAAVNGAAVGAGLCLALACDLVYAAEEAKLLAPFTSLGLHPGMAATYLLPRVAGVGVAREMLLTGRTMLGAEAAQKGLVTRAFPRESLMGEVMGIASAVAANGPIATRLTKVALAAGHTDLDAALRWESLAQPITMASDDMLEGLSAQREQRVPRFGNS
- a CDS encoding NUDIX hydrolase — protein: MSLRADARNVLTGWTAPTAEEELLREEFLEHLDANEDAMWRECVPGHLTATTAVLSHDGERVLLTLHPKAGMWLPMGGHCERDDVSIEAAALREATEESGIPGLRLLPGPLALDRHRVWCHPPHSHHLDVEYGAVAPLDVEAVISDESLDLRWFPVEGIPELSDEATRRLARRAREVMRAEEHVRQPERR
- a CDS encoding WhiB family transcriptional regulator; translation: MGAQTVMDLIDEATIPCRTDPDLWFAESPEDVEFAKALCGGCPIREACLARALEREEPWGVWGGELVLRGAVVPRKRPRGRPRKSPVAA
- a CDS encoding ThiF family adenylyltransferase — translated: MRPRLKPALRRITRDARTLQFGLHPRHAVVLTDLEPEVRRWVESLDGVRDLAGVLAGAAEAGIGEDLGRTLLDLLVSRGVVDDAGVAPGPLRTLTMAERDRLQPDLDGLSLSPGTIDGGLAVLERRRDAQVRVYGAGRVGAQIVALLAASGVGRICVVDPGTARNQDVVPGGLGWTEVGMSRQDGAVAVARSLAPGLIAWTGDGAAQLADGARRPDLVVLAPVVPLDGLLIRELLAWEIPHLLVTAFEGFGSVGPLVLPGRSTCLQCLDLTRRDRDPGWPIVSARLGGFPAGEIACGTVLSTLVAAAAAGHALALIDGREVAVTNGTMDVLPDWRWKRRSWSVHPQCRCFRNELGSLTMVASAPCR
- a CDS encoding ABC1 kinase family protein produces the protein MSDLPRRAVERSAKLAALPIGLAGRTALGFGKRIGGKSAEIVAQEIQERTAEQIFKVLGELKGGAMKLGQALSIFEAALPPEVVGPYRATLTKLQDAAPPLPARTVHKVLVEQLGDDWRENFQSFEDKPTAAASIGQVHKAVWHDGRTVAVKIQYPGAGKALLSDFTQLARLGKLFGVLLPGLDIKAVLSELRERVVEELDYLREAEAQHAFALEFKDDPDFLIPDVIAANEQVLVSEWVDGIPLSRIITDGTKEERDRAGLQLVRFVFSSPARVGMLHADPHPGNFRVAEDGRMCVLDFGAVNRLPDGYPPLFGKLTRIFNNGDMATVVQGLRDEGFIRPHIEVDTEALRAFLAPYVEPTAVEEFTFSREWLQQQAATVTDLRPGNVVRQLNLPSSYVLIHRVHAAGTGVLCQLGATTRFRDEVIRWVPGFADEGPGESTTDASRPRPS
- a CDS encoding endonuclease/exonuclease/phosphatase family protein, giving the protein MDIVTDTGVGGVIMMPSRRRRRIPKALAWAAVTPFAVWALARGAGLERGSLATQLMTATPYAAAGSLVPVLIAVLIRNRAAAAVALVTTAALGLSVLPRALGSTGSATGTPLRVLTLNTFFGGAEPEFVMGLIRHLRPDVLSIQELTPGLVEELDRSGLKDLLPYRTLEAEWSSGGTGLYARYPLTPLKNMFEVIGHNMPAARMILPGAKPVEIAAVHPLPPLGGQVHDWTAAIGAFPSASPDTIRILAGDFNASLDHAVMRRFLSRGYVDAADSAGQGLVPTWPAGRRLPPIITIDHVVVDRRVNVNAVSVHTVPGTDHRAVFADLRLPPP